One Paraglaciecola mesophila genomic region harbors:
- the uvrD gene encoding DNA helicase II yields the protein MDVSRLLEQLNDKQRDAVASPAADMLILAGAGSGKTRVLVHRIAWLMEVEGIAPWGILAVTFTNKAAREMRGRIEELQGSALSNMWIGTFHGIAHRLLRTHYAEAKLPENFQILDSDDQYRLVRRVIKSMNLDEKQWAPKHVQWYINGNKDEGLRPEHIDTHGDYNQKKLCEIYQVYQQTCERAGLVDFAELLLRAHQLWVENPELLKHYQNRFRAVLVDEFQDTNNIQYAWLRLLAAPTNNMIIVGDDDQSIYGWRGANVQNIQHFLRDYPQAKTIRLEQNYRSTGNILKAANAVIDNNQGRLGKELWTEGADGEPISLYAGFNELDEARFAVSRIKDWQTQGYALSDCAILYRNNAQSRVLEEALLQESVAYRIYGGLRFFERQEIRDALGYLRIINQQIDDAAFERVVNTPTRGIGDKTLAQVREQAKESDLSMWQASLQLLREKRLSGRAANALQGFIDLVLLLQKDTQDLPLEQHADHVIKHSGLYAMYKAEKGEKAQARIENLEELVTACKQFAPPEEAENMSPMSAFLAHASLEAGDAQADKHQDAVQMMTIHTAKGLEFPMVLLVGVEEGMFPSQMSNDEPGKIEEERRLCYVGMTRAMQKLYLTYAESRRVYGQDKYHTPSRFIKEIPSEYIEEVRLRTKATVSRPMQSRFQSSASHTAFDSTGFKLGERVSHRKFGEGTVLNYEGSGEHARVQVNFDNVGSKWLVLSFAKLDRI from the coding sequence ATGGATGTATCTCGACTTTTAGAACAACTCAACGATAAACAGCGCGATGCGGTGGCCTCACCCGCTGCGGACATGCTTATTTTGGCTGGCGCAGGCAGTGGTAAAACCCGCGTTTTAGTGCATCGCATTGCGTGGTTAATGGAAGTAGAAGGTATAGCCCCTTGGGGGATCCTAGCCGTTACGTTTACCAATAAAGCCGCGCGGGAAATGCGCGGGCGTATCGAAGAGTTGCAAGGCAGTGCACTGAGTAATATGTGGATAGGCACGTTCCATGGCATCGCCCACAGGTTGCTGCGCACCCACTATGCAGAAGCTAAGTTACCCGAGAACTTTCAAATTTTAGATTCTGATGACCAATACCGCTTAGTGCGCCGCGTCATCAAAAGTATGAATCTAGATGAAAAACAATGGGCCCCTAAACATGTTCAGTGGTACATCAATGGCAATAAAGATGAAGGCTTACGCCCTGAACATATTGACACCCACGGCGATTACAACCAGAAAAAGCTCTGTGAAATCTATCAGGTGTATCAACAAACCTGCGAACGTGCGGGTTTAGTCGACTTTGCCGAGTTATTACTGCGCGCTCATCAACTATGGGTGGAAAACCCAGAACTGCTTAAGCACTATCAAAATCGCTTTCGCGCGGTCCTGGTGGACGAATTTCAAGATACCAATAACATCCAATATGCCTGGCTACGCCTTTTGGCTGCCCCCACTAACAATATGATTATTGTGGGTGACGACGACCAATCTATTTATGGTTGGCGCGGTGCCAACGTACAAAATATTCAGCATTTTTTACGTGACTACCCGCAGGCGAAAACCATACGCTTAGAGCAAAACTATCGCTCCACAGGTAATATTCTTAAAGCAGCTAATGCGGTTATCGATAACAACCAAGGTCGGCTAGGCAAAGAACTATGGACTGAGGGAGCTGATGGCGAGCCTATCTCCTTATACGCAGGTTTTAACGAGTTAGATGAAGCCCGCTTTGCAGTATCACGTATAAAAGACTGGCAAACCCAAGGTTACGCCCTTAGCGATTGTGCGATTTTATACCGCAACAACGCTCAATCTCGCGTGCTCGAAGAAGCCTTATTGCAAGAATCAGTAGCCTATCGAATTTATGGTGGTCTGCGATTCTTTGAACGCCAAGAAATTAGAGACGCTTTAGGTTATCTGCGCATCATTAATCAACAAATTGACGATGCTGCATTTGAACGCGTGGTTAATACTCCTACGCGTGGCATAGGTGACAAGACGTTGGCCCAGGTACGCGAACAAGCCAAAGAAAGCGACTTGTCCATGTGGCAAGCGAGCTTACAACTACTGCGAGAAAAGCGCTTGTCAGGCCGTGCAGCTAATGCGCTGCAAGGCTTTATCGATTTAGTCTTATTGCTGCAAAAAGACACCCAAGACTTACCCCTTGAACAGCATGCTGATCACGTGATTAAGCATTCCGGTTTATACGCCATGTACAAAGCAGAAAAAGGCGAGAAAGCCCAAGCACGTATTGAAAACTTAGAAGAGCTCGTTACTGCGTGTAAGCAGTTCGCGCCCCCTGAAGAAGCTGAAAACATGAGCCCTATGTCAGCGTTTCTTGCTCATGCTTCACTTGAAGCGGGTGATGCTCAGGCCGATAAGCATCAAGACGCCGTTCAGATGATGACCATACACACAGCCAAAGGGCTAGAATTCCCTATGGTGTTGTTGGTCGGTGTTGAAGAGGGTATGTTTCCGAGCCAAATGAGTAACGATGAGCCGGGTAAAATCGAAGAAGAACGACGCTTATGCTATGTCGGCATGACGCGCGCCATGCAGAAACTCTATCTAACCTATGCTGAAAGTCGCCGCGTGTACGGGCAAGACAAATACCACACGCCTTCGCGATTTATCAAAGAAATACCCAGCGAATATATTGAAGAAGTCCGCTTGCGCACAAAGGCCACGGTTTCAAGGCCAATGCAGAGTCGCTTTCAATCATCCGCCAGTCACACCGCGTTTGACTCTACCGGCTTTAAACTCGGTGAGCGCGTATCCCATCGCAAATTCGGTGAAGGAACCGTGCTTAATTATGAGGGCAGCGGGGAACACGCGAGAGTGCAAGTCAATTTCGATAATGTCGGCAGTAAATGGTTAGTATTGTCATTCGCCAAACTTGACCGAATATAG
- the nrtS gene encoding nitrate/nitrite transporter NrtS, with amino-acid sequence MINKNIGLLNQLFNPTLVKRSLATALIVGAILNVINQYDGVFGQAPILWGSMLLTFIVPYFVSSISGMLTLRQFARQQATKSSTSE; translated from the coding sequence TTGATAAACAAAAATATTGGACTATTAAATCAGCTTTTTAACCCTACTTTGGTCAAGCGTTCGCTTGCCACGGCGCTAATTGTTGGTGCGATCCTAAATGTGATTAACCAATATGACGGTGTATTTGGACAAGCACCGATTCTGTGGGGGAGTATGCTCCTAACGTTTATCGTCCCTTACTTCGTCTCGTCTATTTCCGGTATGTTAACCCTACGCCAATTCGCGAGGCAGCAAGCAACAAAATCGTCGACATCTGAATAG
- a CDS encoding CC0125/CC1285 family lipoprotein: protein MNILPDYILLKPTLTLCMICLCLFGCSTVPPTQYQAAVENGDNGYSHVQLSDNQYRVLFKGNKTTDEDDAKNYALLHAAELTTAQGYTWFTIVDSDLDIETKELTRVGPTTTKPVRGETTCGLLGCATPSSPNYAGGEVTTKQVKENIMSSLLITMGKGEPKTPLKVFDAKQLAQNLR, encoded by the coding sequence ATGAATATATTGCCAGACTACATATTGTTAAAACCGACCCTTACGTTATGCATGATTTGCCTTTGCTTATTCGGTTGTAGCACAGTTCCCCCTACACAATATCAAGCGGCTGTAGAAAATGGCGATAATGGATACAGTCACGTCCAGTTGAGCGACAACCAGTACCGTGTATTGTTTAAAGGCAATAAAACCACTGACGAAGATGATGCAAAAAATTACGCTCTGCTGCATGCCGCAGAACTCACCACCGCCCAAGGGTATACTTGGTTCACCATAGTCGATAGCGATCTTGACATAGAAACAAAAGAACTAACACGCGTAGGCCCTACAACGACGAAGCCTGTACGCGGTGAAACGACCTGCGGTTTATTAGGCTGTGCCACGCCAAGTTCCCCCAATTACGCCGGTGGCGAAGTCACGACCAAGCAAGTAAAAGAAAATATTATGTCATCTTTACTGATCACTATGGGCAAGGGCGAGCCCAAAACCCCATTGAAGGTATTTGATGCAAAACAACTTGCGCAAAACCTTCGCTAA
- a CDS encoding YqaA family protein, whose product MVTYFKNKTKQFIESKNMYLVLVIASFLESIIVPIPLEAVLIPLMQAKREKIWLLATLATLGCIFGAIIGYGVGYYLFDQFAEQIASWFSDPQQLENVKTQMQEQGFWYVLSVGIIPVPFQIAMLAAGAAKYSLGLFLLATFIARSIRYFGLALLVKLAGNQAEALFKKYKIPTAIGLTLIVALIWWIKH is encoded by the coding sequence ATGGTCACGTATTTTAAAAATAAGACTAAGCAATTTATAGAATCTAAAAACATGTATCTTGTTTTGGTCATCGCCTCATTTTTAGAGTCGATCATTGTCCCTATTCCCCTTGAAGCCGTGTTGATCCCTTTAATGCAGGCCAAGCGTGAAAAAATATGGCTGTTAGCGACGTTGGCCACCTTAGGTTGTATTTTTGGTGCCATTATCGGCTACGGCGTCGGTTATTATCTTTTTGACCAATTCGCCGAGCAAATCGCCAGCTGGTTTTCGGACCCTCAGCAGCTAGAGAATGTTAAAACCCAGATGCAAGAACAAGGCTTCTGGTACGTATTGTCCGTAGGCATTATTCCCGTTCCTTTTCAAATTGCCATGCTAGCAGCAGGTGCTGCTAAATACTCTTTGGGCCTATTCTTATTAGCGACTTTTATTGCCCGCTCTATTCGTTATTTTGGCCTCGCACTGCTAGTCAAATTGGCGGGTAACCAAGCTGAAGCGCTATTTAAAAAATATAAGATCCCTACAGCCATCGGGCTCACTCTAATAGTGGCCTTGATATGGTGGATTAAACATTAA
- the rarD gene encoding EamA family transporter RarD yields the protein MNDKAVKSGVLFAIAAYTMWGIAPMYFKLIGQVPAMEILMHRIIWSVLVLVLLVAVTGKINKVKQAILNPKVMQILLISGLLLAANWFIFIWAINNNHLLDASLGYYINPLLNVFLGRIFLGERLRRMQKVAVGLALSGVAYFIVSYGQLPWVALALAGTFGIYGLLRKQVAVDSLPGLLIESVFLLPPAIVYWIWFAGEYSNMLTNDLPLNITLICAGIVTTAPLLCFTAAAKRIMFSTLGFFQYIGPSLMFVLAAAVYGEPLDNSKLVMFAFVWLALGLFSYDSLRQYQKVKKALKQAQA from the coding sequence ATGAATGATAAAGCGGTGAAATCGGGCGTCTTATTCGCAATCGCGGCGTACACCATGTGGGGTATTGCGCCAATGTATTTCAAATTGATTGGCCAAGTGCCAGCAATGGAAATTTTGATGCATCGCATTATTTGGTCTGTGCTGGTATTAGTTTTACTGGTGGCTGTGACCGGTAAAATTAATAAGGTAAAGCAGGCGATATTAAATCCGAAGGTCATGCAGATTCTATTGATATCTGGATTACTGTTGGCCGCAAACTGGTTTATTTTCATCTGGGCAATCAATAATAATCATCTACTTGATGCCAGTTTAGGTTACTACATCAATCCCTTGCTAAATGTATTCCTAGGACGCATATTTTTAGGTGAGCGGTTACGACGCATGCAAAAAGTTGCCGTGGGCTTAGCGCTTTCAGGTGTAGCGTATTTTATCGTCAGTTACGGCCAGTTGCCTTGGGTTGCACTTGCACTTGCTGGCACGTTCGGAATATACGGCTTATTGCGAAAGCAAGTCGCGGTGGACTCATTACCAGGGTTGCTAATTGAAAGTGTGTTTTTGCTCCCACCTGCTATCGTCTACTGGATTTGGTTCGCGGGTGAGTACAGCAATATGCTCACTAATGACCTGCCTTTAAATATTACCTTGATTTGCGCTGGCATCGTCACTACAGCGCCCTTGTTATGTTTTACGGCAGCCGCCAAGCGCATCATGTTTTCGACCTTAGGCTTTTTCCAATACATCGGCCCAAGCCTGATGTTTGTATTGGCTGCTGCGGTTTACGGTGAACCGCTGGATAACAGCAAATTAGTTATGTTCGCGTTTGTCTGGTTGGCGCTAGGATTGTTTAGTTATGATTCCTTACGCCAATACCAAAAAGTAAAGAAGGCGCTTAAACAGGCGCAGGCTTAG
- a CDS encoding formate/nitrite transporter family protein: MSDDLEHGEHDHEAKIVSPSGELLFNESTKERSKERTRESQEYASVIVKRVDETFRHPDDILEKAIDEGVEQLARPSMSLFMSALAAGMIICFTVLAVGVMTTIVGDMSTGFNRVLVALVYPLGFVMCILSRTQLFTEHTATAFYPILDRRISVFRMFRLWGIVIAGNIIGGIFSAGLLALSDEVIHASEGYFIIAEHILSYSPLTLLISATLAGWLMALGAWTILSTHSTTSQILCIYIVTFIIGLGGLHHSIAGSVELLVGYFTSDQLSLIEMLKALAVVLLGNAIGGSVFVALLNYSHIRKLNK; encoded by the coding sequence ATGAGTGATGATCTAGAGCACGGCGAACACGATCATGAGGCGAAAATAGTTTCTCCTTCTGGTGAGCTATTGTTTAATGAAAGCACCAAGGAGCGCTCCAAAGAGCGTACCCGCGAGAGTCAAGAATACGCTTCTGTAATAGTCAAGCGCGTGGACGAAACCTTTCGCCACCCCGATGACATTCTTGAAAAAGCCATAGACGAAGGGGTTGAACAACTAGCCCGTCCGAGCATGTCGCTGTTCATGTCTGCGCTCGCTGCAGGCATGATCATCTGCTTCACCGTACTTGCCGTGGGCGTAATGACAACCATAGTCGGTGACATGTCTACAGGCTTTAATCGCGTATTGGTGGCTTTAGTGTATCCGCTGGGGTTTGTGATGTGTATTTTAAGTCGTACCCAGTTATTTACCGAGCACACAGCCACAGCTTTCTACCCGATTCTCGATAGGCGCATCAGTGTATTTCGCATGTTTCGCCTGTGGGGTATTGTGATTGCAGGCAATATTATCGGTGGTATTTTCAGCGCCGGACTCTTAGCCCTGAGTGACGAGGTGATACATGCCAGTGAGGGTTACTTCATTATCGCGGAGCACATTTTGTCTTACTCACCTCTCACACTGCTCATAAGTGCCACCTTGGCGGGTTGGTTAATGGCGTTAGGCGCGTGGACTATACTTTCAACTCACTCCACGACCAGTCAAATACTATGTATTTACATCGTTACTTTTATTATCGGCCTTGGTGGCTTGCATCACTCGATTGCAGGCTCAGTAGAGCTGCTAGTGGGCTATTTCACCTCAGATCAACTGTCTTTGATAGAGATGTTAAAGGCTCTTGCTGTCGTACTTCTTGGCAATGCAATTGGCGGCTCTGTCTTTGTCGCGTTACTGAATTACAGCCATATTCGCAAACTTAATAAATAG
- a CDS encoding diacylglycerol kinase family protein, which translates to MFIVKYYLGGALFALWLAYVSTNLFIAIPLIWIALSLFTVSSAYALQKPAIFRKKQDGSIPFYIRWLFIPFLLGAQLYNAWARKHDKVPAIQQIDDDLYLACRLFPSDIEYLQEMNVKAILDVTAEFDGLDWTATSEDLAYLNVPVLDHQSPTEEDLISAVNWIENQRRANRGVVVHCALGRGRSVLIMAAYLLSKNPDMSVRQAITTIQDVRETARLNSHQLRALCKVFEQGKLVLSQPTWLIANPVSGGGKWVENRDFIAQRLSASLQLHIVETTPEISAADLAGQAIKAGAKTVIACGGDGTLTEVASALVNSDTHFAIIPLGTANALAHAMFGSQSKVMPIEVACEHIENGQPTKIDTAYCNGELMLLVTALGFEQKMIENAGRSEKDAAGQLAYIKALWEAVNVNESLTLTVAIDDEPERELSVCSLVVANAAPFTTVLAQGGGEPNAKDGLLDLTWLPPQATFGDHMFSLSELIAPNLFSDEENKNVHHQHIQRIKIRAQQPLQYVVDGETYQAETLDIKVNPNSLTMLIAVPS; encoded by the coding sequence ATGTTTATTGTAAAATATTACCTAGGAGGGGCACTCTTCGCTTTGTGGTTAGCTTACGTTAGTACTAATCTATTTATTGCTATACCTTTGATATGGATCGCATTATCGTTATTCACCGTTAGTAGTGCATATGCACTGCAAAAACCGGCTATTTTTCGCAAAAAGCAAGACGGCTCTATCCCCTTCTACATTCGCTGGTTGTTTATCCCATTTTTGCTCGGTGCACAGCTCTATAACGCTTGGGCACGTAAGCATGACAAAGTCCCTGCAATACAACAAATTGACGATGACCTATACCTCGCCTGCCGTTTATTTCCTAGTGACATTGAGTACCTACAGGAAATGAACGTCAAAGCCATACTCGACGTAACCGCTGAATTTGACGGCCTAGACTGGACTGCAACGTCAGAGGATTTGGCCTATCTAAATGTACCCGTACTGGATCATCAGAGTCCTACCGAAGAAGATTTAATCAGCGCAGTAAATTGGATTGAAAATCAACGACGCGCCAATCGCGGCGTCGTTGTTCACTGTGCATTAGGCCGCGGGCGTTCCGTACTGATAATGGCGGCTTATTTACTCAGCAAAAATCCGGATATGAGCGTGCGTCAGGCAATCACCACGATACAAGACGTGCGTGAAACCGCGCGGCTAAACTCCCATCAGCTTAGGGCATTATGCAAAGTGTTTGAACAGGGCAAGCTCGTCTTGTCACAGCCGACCTGGTTAATTGCTAACCCCGTGTCAGGGGGCGGGAAATGGGTAGAAAATCGAGATTTCATCGCACAAAGGTTGTCAGCGTCACTGCAGCTTCACATTGTAGAAACAACCCCAGAAATCAGCGCCGCCGATTTAGCAGGCCAAGCTATTAAGGCCGGAGCAAAAACCGTCATTGCCTGCGGCGGGGATGGCACTTTGACAGAGGTAGCATCGGCCTTAGTCAATAGTGACACGCATTTCGCCATCATTCCTCTGGGCACAGCAAACGCACTTGCCCACGCAATGTTTGGTAGCCAAAGTAAAGTGATGCCCATTGAGGTCGCCTGCGAACACATAGAGAATGGCCAACCAACTAAAATCGATACCGCTTACTGTAACGGCGAGCTCATGCTACTGGTCACGGCCTTGGGTTTTGAGCAAAAAATGATAGAGAATGCAGGCCGCTCTGAAAAAGACGCTGCAGGGCAACTCGCTTACATTAAAGCACTTTGGGAGGCGGTTAACGTAAATGAATCCCTGACGTTGACTGTGGCTATTGATGACGAGCCAGAGCGTGAGCTGTCAGTATGCAGCTTGGTAGTAGCAAATGCTGCGCCTTTTACCACAGTTTTAGCTCAAGGTGGCGGCGAACCCAATGCGAAAGATGGTCTGTTAGACCTTACTTGGTTGCCACCACAAGCGACATTCGGTGACCATATGTTTAGCTTGTCAGAACTTATCGCGCCGAACCTATTTAGCGATGAGGAAAATAAAAATGTACATCATCAACACATTCAGCGCATAAAGATTCGCGCGCAGCAGCCCTTACAATACGTTGTTGACGGGGAGACCTACCAAGCAGAAACGCTAGACATTAAGGTAAACCCCAATTCACTTACTATGCTGATCGCTGTGCCCTCATAG
- a CDS encoding peroxiredoxin-like family protein, with protein sequence MNYEKLTPGANFPSIQVLDKEGKTQSLVAPQQADNWTLLVVYRGVHCPICSKYLTQLQEMRSQFQDINVDIVAVSADSVEQLNTKLADVSVEFPVYAGLNKDHMRKLGLYVSQPTSDAETDHDFPEPGLFVINNDNKVQVLEIANSPFVRPDLKMLVSGLGYTRKNNYPIRGTKTI encoded by the coding sequence ATGAATTATGAAAAATTAACCCCAGGCGCCAACTTCCCCAGCATTCAAGTACTTGATAAAGAAGGTAAAACACAAAGCTTAGTTGCCCCCCAACAGGCCGACAATTGGACGCTATTAGTGGTATACCGAGGCGTACATTGCCCTATATGCAGTAAGTACTTAACCCAATTGCAGGAAATGCGCTCGCAGTTTCAGGACATAAACGTCGACATCGTAGCGGTATCTGCAGATTCAGTAGAGCAGCTCAATACTAAGCTGGCCGATGTTTCAGTAGAATTCCCTGTGTACGCCGGTTTGAACAAAGATCACATGCGTAAATTAGGTTTGTATGTATCCCAGCCAACCTCAGACGCAGAAACTGACCATGACTTCCCTGAGCCTGGTTTATTTGTGATTAACAACGACAACAAAGTGCAGGTATTGGAGATAGCCAACAGTCCATTTGTACGCCCCGACTTAAAAATGCTGGTATCAGGTTTAGGGTATACTCGAAAGAATAATTACCCTATCCGAGGTACAAAAACCATCTAG
- a CDS encoding diguanylate cyclase: MRPKVLIIDDNEQSVGVIASLIVNAQLTPVRATSLTAAQHIFSRSAPEDFLCAIVDYRLPDAPHGQAIDFTLASFLPTIVTTEFLDSQTRAGILDKDVIDYILKESEQVYEYLSVLLSRLYKNKHIGVLVVDNARVHRARSTALLRRHNFMTYEATTGQHGLEVLTRQSHIKLVIVANDLPGPSGIKMLSEVRQRAKKEDIAVIGLSDRGDTGLSARFIKSGANDFLTQPYGQEEFLCRIMQNIEYIENIELIRRAANSDFLTGLPNRRHFFERAAAALQLIPVCQCLALIDIDHFKKINDTYGHDCGDYTLREIAKLVADTFKQHIPARFGGEEFCVFMPNIKLHTAVQIFNDFRQALTDIEFKFEGQTFHCSVSIGVTAIEHGGISGMLRKADEYLYQAKNNGRNRVEHDPS; this comes from the coding sequence ATGCGCCCAAAAGTACTGATCATTGACGACAACGAACAATCCGTAGGTGTCATTGCCAGTCTCATCGTTAACGCTCAGCTAACGCCAGTTAGAGCCACCAGCCTAACGGCTGCCCAGCATATATTTTCACGCTCTGCACCAGAAGACTTTCTGTGTGCCATCGTCGATTATCGCCTCCCAGACGCCCCACACGGCCAAGCAATCGACTTCACCCTAGCTTCGTTTTTGCCCACCATAGTCACTACTGAGTTCCTAGACTCACAAACCAGAGCCGGTATTCTGGACAAAGACGTTATTGATTACATCCTCAAAGAAAGTGAACAGGTATACGAATACCTGAGTGTGTTACTCAGTCGGTTATATAAAAACAAACATATTGGCGTTTTAGTTGTAGATAACGCACGTGTTCATAGGGCGCGCAGTACAGCGTTGTTGCGCCGGCATAACTTTATGACCTACGAGGCAACAACTGGGCAGCACGGACTTGAAGTACTCACGCGCCAGAGTCATATCAAGCTAGTGATTGTGGCCAATGATTTACCAGGCCCGAGCGGCATCAAAATGCTCAGCGAAGTTCGACAACGAGCAAAAAAAGAAGATATCGCTGTGATCGGTTTGTCTGACAGAGGCGATACTGGGCTATCTGCCCGCTTTATCAAAAGCGGGGCGAATGACTTTCTGACCCAGCCTTACGGCCAAGAAGAATTCTTATGCCGAATTATGCAAAACATCGAATATATAGAAAATATCGAGCTTATCAGACGTGCGGCCAATTCTGATTTTCTCACTGGCCTGCCCAATCGTCGTCATTTCTTTGAGCGGGCAGCGGCTGCACTGCAGTTAATCCCGGTTTGCCAATGCTTAGCTCTTATCGATATCGACCATTTTAAAAAAATTAATGATACCTATGGTCATGATTGTGGTGATTATACCTTAAGGGAAATTGCTAAATTAGTCGCTGACACCTTCAAGCAGCATATTCCGGCCCGCTTTGGCGGTGAAGAATTTTGCGTTTTTATGCCGAATATTAAGCTGCACACGGCAGTGCAAATATTTAATGATTTCCGCCAAGCCCTCACTGACATCGAGTTCAAATTTGAGGGCCAAACATTTCATTGCTCTGTCAGTATTGGCGTGACCGCTATAGAACATGGGGGCATAAGCGGCATGCTGCGTAAAGCGGACGAATATCTGTATCAGGCAAAAAATAACGGCCGAAATCGTGTTGAGCACGACCCCAGCTAA
- a CDS encoding hemerythrin domain-containing protein, translating into MKIFEALRKDHDVQRDLMDTLLNTSGKSEQRVLAFSQLKDALERHALAEERYFYAPLMKSDKMVDPSRHAISEHHEIDEMIEKLDATDMSSSAWLAHMKSLQHLVLHHLDDEEQQFFQMAGKVLNETQKDTLATRYRQEMREQQSA; encoded by the coding sequence ATGAAAATATTTGAAGCGCTACGCAAAGATCACGATGTTCAAAGAGATTTAATGGATACGTTATTGAACACATCCGGCAAAAGCGAGCAACGTGTACTCGCATTTAGCCAATTAAAAGATGCATTGGAGCGTCACGCGCTCGCTGAAGAACGTTACTTCTATGCTCCTCTTATGAAATCAGACAAGATGGTTGACCCATCGCGACACGCTATATCTGAACATCATGAAATTGATGAAATGATCGAAAAGCTTGACGCGACCGACATGAGCTCTTCTGCTTGGTTGGCGCACATGAAAAGTTTACAGCACCTTGTACTTCACCACTTAGACGATGAAGAACAGCAGTTTTTTCAAATGGCTGGAAAGGTTCTTAATGAAACGCAAAAAGATACATTAGCGACTCGCTATCGCCAAGAAATGCGCGAACAACAATCAGCTTAA
- a CDS encoding DUF2177 family protein, which produces MTQVIRAYVGSLLGFLLLDALWLGFIAKDNYTQAMEGLMRDKVHIWPWIVFYTLYCMAMVYLVIRPQFNAEKASGVFIGGGVLGAAAYGAYNMTNYALLADWPLGISLQDWVWGAVVTSLSSYCGWRLARR; this is translated from the coding sequence GTGACACAAGTAATTCGTGCATATGTGGGTTCATTACTCGGTTTTTTATTGCTGGACGCACTATGGCTTGGCTTCATAGCGAAAGATAACTACACGCAAGCGATGGAAGGTTTAATGCGCGACAAGGTGCATATTTGGCCTTGGATTGTGTTTTATACCCTGTATTGCATGGCGATGGTTTACTTAGTCATTCGGCCACAGTTTAACGCTGAAAAAGCCAGTGGTGTATTCATTGGAGGAGGCGTTTTAGGTGCAGCAGCCTATGGTGCGTACAATATGACAAATTATGCGTTATTGGCTGACTGGCCTTTAGGGATAAGCTTGCAAGATTGGGTATGGGGCGCAGTTGTCACCAGTTTAAGCAGCTATTGCGGTTGGCGTTTAGCTCGCCGCTGA